The Fulvivirga ligni genome window below encodes:
- a CDS encoding alpha/beta fold hydrolase, with amino-acid sequence MSAITYTETGHGFPVILIHGFCESKAMWDPFLSGLPEDYRYITPDLPGFGESTLPEGDFTIDDIAESVAEWLEQLEINTCIIIGHSLGGYVALSLARYHSEKVAGIGLFHSSAYADDEAKKDSRNKTITFVEKHGVQRFADSFVEPLFHVSNRKDNQLTIAWLKEIVASTDQESLIQYTKAMRDRFDNAQALKSFKKPVLIIGGEEDPAVPVEKTREMAELPENCRLELLPMTGHKGMYERNDVCQQVITEFIRNVAAS; translated from the coding sequence GTGTCTGCCATAACCTACACAGAAACCGGTCACGGTTTTCCTGTTATCCTTATTCATGGGTTTTGTGAATCTAAAGCTATGTGGGATCCATTTTTAAGTGGTCTTCCTGAGGACTATCGATATATAACTCCAGATCTTCCCGGCTTTGGTGAAAGTACTCTTCCTGAGGGCGATTTTACCATTGATGATATTGCAGAATCAGTGGCCGAATGGCTGGAGCAGTTAGAGATAAATACTTGCATTATCATCGGTCATAGTCTTGGCGGCTACGTGGCGCTATCATTGGCTAGATATCATTCTGAAAAAGTAGCGGGCATAGGGCTCTTTCATTCCAGTGCCTATGCGGACGATGAAGCGAAGAAAGATTCCCGAAATAAAACCATCACTTTTGTGGAGAAGCATGGAGTTCAGCGATTTGCGGATTCCTTTGTAGAGCCTCTTTTCCATGTATCTAACAGGAAGGATAACCAGCTCACCATTGCTTGGCTTAAAGAAATAGTAGCCAGTACTGACCAAGAGAGTCTCATCCAATATACCAAGGCTATGCGTGACAGGTTTGATAATGCTCAGGCCTTGAAATCATTTAAGAAGCCTGTTTTAATTATAGGTGGGGAAGAAGATCCTGCGGTGCCTGTAGAGAAAACTAGGGAAATGGCCGAGCTTCCAGAGAATTGCCGATTAGAATTACTGCCTATGACCGGGCATAAGGGTATGTATGAAAGGAATGATGTCTGCCAGCAGGTAATTACAGAATTTATACGGAACGTAGCAGCTAGCTAA
- the coaE gene encoding dephospho-CoA kinase (Dephospho-CoA kinase (CoaE) performs the final step in coenzyme A biosynthesis.), producing MSNLPLQVGVTGGIGSGKSMVCEVFASIGAPTYDADKRGKWLTDNHAEIVEEVSSLFGEDAYKNGQLDRPFIAKIVFNAPEKLQQLNQIIHPRVKDDYLEWVSYQDYPYVIKEAAIMFESGSNKSLDKVITVYAAEDIRIKRVQQRDPFRSVNEIKTIIKKQLPEEERQALSDYVIVNDDSELLLPQVLKLHYQFANDYSAD from the coding sequence ATGAGTAATCTGCCACTTCAGGTTGGTGTTACAGGCGGTATAGGTTCAGGAAAAAGTATGGTGTGTGAGGTATTTGCCTCTATAGGCGCGCCTACCTATGATGCTGATAAGCGAGGCAAATGGCTTACAGATAATCACGCTGAAATAGTGGAGGAGGTTTCTTCTCTTTTTGGTGAAGATGCCTACAAAAATGGTCAGCTTGACAGGCCCTTTATTGCCAAGATCGTATTTAACGCACCCGAGAAACTTCAGCAACTCAATCAAATCATTCACCCCAGAGTAAAGGACGATTATCTGGAATGGGTCTCCTATCAGGATTATCCCTATGTAATTAAAGAGGCTGCCATTATGTTTGAATCAGGATCAAACAAGAGCCTGGATAAAGTGATTACCGTGTACGCTGCTGAGGACATCAGAATAAAGCGAGTTCAGCAAAGAGATCCTTTCAGGTCAGTTAATGAGATTAAAACAATCATAAAGAAGCAACTACCTGAAGAGGAACGCCAGGCTCTTTCTGATTATGTAATAGTTAATGATGATAGTGAATTACTATTACCTCAAGTTCTAAAGCTGCATTACCAGTTTGCTAATGACTATAGCGCTGATTGA
- the nusB gene encoding transcription antitermination factor NusB translates to MQTIFAYRQGREANFGIAQEYIAEGFAPDLNSMEVQDRGLLKEQTQEALKIFKANYKDESFSSTAGSAERVNTVVDDAIRQYHRNVHKDYLFFKKNMVTEAEKIHDRYISILNLLISFSERSVQDKRENHGNFVKNLLIKSLSSNENLENISLRRNLKWDEEDTSVWQWFKEFVKTDDEYKQYQNLAETTFEDDKALLMHIVKNIIFKNEVIDKYMEEQDINWTEDRAIIKSLVTKTLKSISEEDDESDLEIQELSYNWEDDKEFFIMLFVETTKVEAEYEELISKKTKNWDIERIAATDRIILEMAICEMINFPSIPVKVTINEYIEVAKKYSTPKSKTFVNGVLDVIANELTDSGDIRKSGRGLIDNK, encoded by the coding sequence ATGCAAACCATCTTTGCCTATAGACAAGGTAGAGAGGCTAATTTTGGAATAGCCCAAGAGTACATTGCGGAGGGATTTGCACCTGATTTGAACTCTATGGAGGTGCAAGACAGAGGTTTGCTGAAAGAGCAAACACAAGAGGCCTTGAAAATTTTTAAGGCTAACTATAAAGATGAATCTTTCTCTAGCACAGCTGGCTCTGCAGAAAGAGTGAATACTGTGGTAGATGATGCTATTCGTCAGTACCACAGAAATGTGCACAAGGATTACCTGTTTTTTAAGAAAAACATGGTTACAGAAGCGGAAAAAATTCATGACCGCTACATCTCAATTCTTAACTTATTAATAAGCTTTTCTGAGAGATCTGTTCAGGACAAGAGGGAAAATCACGGCAACTTTGTTAAAAATTTGTTAATTAAATCTCTTTCCTCGAATGAGAACCTGGAAAATATTAGCTTGAGAAGAAATCTCAAGTGGGATGAAGAAGATACTTCCGTTTGGCAGTGGTTTAAAGAGTTTGTAAAGACTGATGATGAATACAAACAATATCAAAACCTGGCAGAAACCACTTTTGAAGATGACAAAGCTCTTTTAATGCACATTGTTAAAAACATCATTTTCAAAAATGAAGTTATAGACAAGTACATGGAAGAGCAGGACATTAACTGGACTGAGGACCGAGCTATTATTAAGAGTTTGGTTACAAAGACGTTAAAGTCTATTTCAGAGGAAGACGATGAGTCTGATCTGGAAATTCAAGAGTTGTCTTACAACTGGGAAGATGACAAGGAGTTCTTTATCATGTTGTTCGTGGAAACTACTAAAGTAGAAGCTGAGTACGAAGAATTAATCTCTAAAAAGACCAAAAACTGGGACATAGAGAGGATAGCGGCTACCGATAGAATAATATTGGAAATGGCAATCTGTGAAATGATTAATTTCCCAAGTATACCGGTAAAAGTTACAATTAATGAATATATTGAGGTCGCTAAAAAATATAGCACACCAAAAAGTAAAACCTTCGTCAATGGTGTGCTGGATGTTATAGCTAATGAATTGACAGATTCTGGTGACATCAGGAAAAGTGGACGAGGATTAATTGACAATAAATAA
- a CDS encoding Glu/Leu/Phe/Val dehydrogenase dimerization domain-containing protein, translating into MQINEMERISEDSVFGGLAKLGHEQVVFCHDEATGLKAIIAIHNTVLGPALGGTRMWNYASEKEALNDALRLSRGMTYKSAITGLNLGGGKAVIIGDASTMKTEAFMRRFGKFVNSLNGKYVTAEDVNMKTRDMELIGMETKHVTGLPQSMGGGGDPSPVTAYGTYMGMKATAKKVFGSDSLTGKKVAVQGVGQVGMYLVEYLTKENAEIYITDISEEKLKSVASTSGAKIVGMDEIYDIDMDIYAPCALGATLNDDTIGRLKCAMVAGAANNQLADEQKHGYLLLDKGITYAPDFLINAGGIINVYEEFLGNYNRDRAYAMAENIYDTCLNILNEAETDGISTQEAAIKMAEKRISDIGKVKLSL; encoded by the coding sequence ATGCAAATAAATGAAATGGAACGGATTTCTGAAGATTCCGTATTTGGAGGGTTAGCAAAACTAGGCCACGAGCAGGTCGTATTTTGCCATGATGAAGCAACAGGCCTTAAGGCCATTATTGCTATTCACAACACGGTTTTAGGACCAGCCTTAGGTGGCACCAGGATGTGGAACTATGCGTCTGAAAAGGAGGCTCTGAATGATGCTTTAAGACTTTCACGTGGTATGACCTATAAATCAGCCATAACCGGATTAAATCTTGGTGGTGGTAAAGCAGTTATTATAGGAGATGCGTCTACTATGAAAACTGAAGCTTTCATGAGAAGATTTGGCAAATTCGTGAATAGCCTGAACGGTAAGTACGTTACCGCTGAGGACGTGAACATGAAGACCCGTGACATGGAGCTTATCGGTATGGAAACTAAGCACGTTACAGGTCTGCCGCAAAGCATGGGTGGTGGAGGTGATCCTTCTCCTGTTACTGCTTATGGTACTTATATGGGAATGAAAGCTACTGCCAAAAAAGTATTTGGTAGTGATAGTCTTACTGGTAAAAAAGTGGCTGTGCAAGGTGTTGGCCAGGTGGGTATGTATTTGGTCGAGTATCTGACAAAAGAAAATGCAGAGATCTACATTACTGACATTAGTGAGGAGAAGCTTAAGAGCGTGGCGTCTACATCAGGAGCTAAAATAGTAGGCATGGATGAAATCTATGATATTGATATGGATATCTATGCTCCTTGTGCATTAGGTGCTACATTGAATGATGACACCATCGGTCGATTGAAGTGTGCTATGGTAGCTGGAGCGGCTAATAACCAGTTAGCAGATGAGCAAAAGCATGGTTACTTGTTGCTTGACAAGGGAATTACTTATGCACCAGACTTTCTAATAAATGCTGGTGGTATTATTAACGTATATGAAGAGTTCTTAGGAAACTATAATAGAGATAGAGCCTATGCCATGGCTGAAAATATCTATGATACTTGCCTTAATATTTTAAATGAAGCTGAAACTGATGGTATTTCTACTCAGGAAGCAGCTATTAAAATGGCAGAAAAACGTATTTCAGATATTGGCAAGGTGAAGTTGTCACTATAA
- a CDS encoding lysylphosphatidylglycerol synthase transmembrane domain-containing protein — translation MNIDTKKILKTLNPNKIWVPAVISVAFVVYKILTDDTFTPQKLNLIFEAQVLPVVLAFLVLFIKDAAYIYRIRTLTNEELSWTSSVYVIILWEFASAVTPSVVGGTAVAVFILLKEGINLGKSLAYTLLTAILDNLFFVIFAPIALLLIGSSSFPDFEGTLKGLFITSYSLIAIYTFSMAFALFYRPRVFKWILIKVTSIKFLRKWRYAAYQHGNEVMWASTLIRGKQKRYWFKIIMSTIVAWVARYAILNFIISAYTQGLNFADHLLILGKHLILWIVMLVSPTPGGSGLAEEFFIKLFDGYLVEFTLGTTLFWRLITYYPYLLGGALVLPRWIKKAFAKKPKPEEAQSAL, via the coding sequence ATGAACATAGACACTAAAAAAATATTAAAAACTCTTAATCCCAATAAGATTTGGGTTCCGGCTGTAATTAGTGTTGCCTTCGTGGTGTACAAAATCCTTACGGATGATACGTTTACTCCGCAAAAGTTAAATCTTATTTTTGAAGCACAAGTACTACCTGTAGTACTAGCTTTTCTGGTCTTATTCATTAAAGATGCTGCTTATATATACCGAATCAGAACGCTTACGAATGAAGAGCTCAGCTGGACCAGCAGCGTTTATGTCATCATTCTTTGGGAATTTGCCTCAGCAGTAACACCTTCGGTAGTAGGAGGCACAGCAGTAGCCGTGTTCATATTGCTTAAAGAGGGTATCAATCTGGGTAAATCATTGGCTTACACACTACTCACAGCCATTCTTGATAATCTTTTCTTTGTAATATTTGCCCCTATCGCGCTGCTATTGATCGGAAGTAGTAGTTTTCCCGATTTTGAGGGCACTTTAAAGGGTTTATTCATTACAAGTTATTCTTTAATAGCCATATACACCTTTAGCATGGCCTTCGCTCTTTTTTACAGACCGAGGGTTTTCAAATGGATTCTAATTAAGGTGACCTCTATAAAATTCCTCAGAAAATGGAGATATGCAGCTTATCAGCATGGTAACGAGGTAATGTGGGCCTCCACACTTATTAGAGGCAAGCAAAAAAGATATTGGTTTAAAATAATCATGTCTACCATAGTGGCATGGGTCGCAAGATATGCCATTTTAAACTTCATCATAAGCGCCTACACACAAGGGCTTAATTTTGCAGACCATCTACTTATACTAGGTAAGCATTTGATCTTATGGATAGTGATGCTAGTTTCTCCAACACCGGGCGGAAGTGGCTTAGCAGAAGAGTTCTTTATTAAATTATTCGATGGTTATTTGGTAGAGTTTACTCTAGGCACTACCCTTTTCTGGAGGCTCATCACCTACTATCCATACTTACTGGGTGGTGCATTAGTACTTCCTCGCTGGATTAAGAAGGCATTTGCTAAAAAACCTAAGCCAGAAGAGGCTCAATCAGCGCTATAG
- the dxs gene encoding 1-deoxy-D-xylulose-5-phosphate synthase, with protein MLIEPGKLLATINSPDDLKQLDQTQLVKLCDELRHYIIDNVSVYGGHFGASLGVVELTVALHYVFNTPKDQLVWDVGHQAYGHKILTGRRDEFHTNRIYKGLSGFPKRKESEYDAFGVGHSSTSISAALGMAVASKYKGDKDRQHIAVIGDGAMTGGLAFEGMNHAGVSNSNLLIVLNDNCMSIDPNVGALKDYLTDITTSHTYNKVKDDVWKILGKVSKFGPNARDIISKVENSIKSFLLSQSNMFESLNLRYFGPVDGHDVNHLVSVMEDLKDIKGPKILHCITMKGKGYGPAENGNKTTWHAPGKFDKVTGEIRKKVYETPQAPKYQDVFGHTLVELAKKNKDIVGITPAMPSGSSMNIMMNEMPDRAFDVGIAEQHAVTFSAGLATQGLIPYCNIYSTFMQRAYDQVIHDVCIQDLPVNFCLDRAGFAGADGPTHHGAYDIAYMRCIPNMIIASPMNEQELRNLMYTAQKPRKGNAFTIRYPRGEGVMPEWKTPMEEVKIGTGRKIKDGEEVAILTIGHIGNYAVEACEKLEKKGFNPAHYDMRFVKPLDENMLHEIFQNYTKVITVEDGCLVGGFGTAVLEFMAENGYQAQIKRLGIPDEIVEHGEQLELHKECGFDPDGIVDAVIQVSEKELVKK; from the coding sequence ATGTTAATTGAGCCTGGAAAACTTTTAGCCACCATCAACAGCCCTGATGATTTGAAGCAATTAGATCAAACTCAGTTAGTAAAGCTGTGTGATGAATTAAGGCATTATATCATAGATAATGTTTCTGTTTATGGTGGTCATTTTGGTGCTAGCCTTGGCGTGGTAGAACTTACCGTGGCTTTACACTATGTGTTTAATACCCCTAAAGATCAGCTCGTTTGGGATGTTGGCCATCAGGCATATGGCCATAAGATATTAACCGGCCGAAGAGATGAGTTTCATACAAATAGAATTTATAAAGGCTTATCAGGTTTTCCTAAAAGAAAGGAAAGTGAATACGATGCTTTTGGCGTAGGCCATTCATCTACTTCTATTTCTGCAGCACTGGGAATGGCTGTAGCCTCAAAATATAAAGGAGACAAAGACCGACAGCACATTGCCGTGATAGGTGACGGAGCCATGACGGGTGGTCTTGCCTTTGAAGGAATGAACCATGCAGGTGTTTCTAATAGCAATTTACTCATTGTGCTTAATGATAACTGCATGTCTATAGACCCAAATGTGGGTGCGCTCAAAGACTATTTGACTGATATTACCACATCACACACTTATAATAAAGTGAAAGATGATGTTTGGAAAATATTGGGTAAGGTGAGCAAATTTGGTCCCAATGCCAGGGACATTATCTCAAAAGTAGAGAACAGTATTAAGTCTTTCTTACTTAGCCAAAGCAATATGTTTGAGTCATTGAATCTCAGATATTTTGGCCCGGTGGATGGTCATGATGTTAACCATTTGGTGAGCGTTATGGAAGACTTGAAAGATATAAAAGGACCAAAGATACTTCACTGTATTACCATGAAAGGTAAGGGCTATGGTCCTGCTGAAAATGGTAACAAAACTACCTGGCATGCCCCTGGTAAGTTTGATAAAGTGACAGGAGAAATAAGAAAGAAGGTCTACGAAACTCCGCAAGCGCCTAAATATCAAGATGTTTTTGGCCATACCCTGGTGGAATTGGCGAAGAAGAATAAAGATATCGTGGGAATCACCCCTGCTATGCCTTCAGGTTCTTCTATGAATATCATGATGAATGAAATGCCGGATAGAGCGTTTGATGTAGGTATAGCGGAGCAACATGCTGTTACTTTCTCTGCTGGTTTAGCTACGCAAGGCTTAATTCCTTATTGTAATATCTATAGTACGTTCATGCAAAGGGCCTATGATCAGGTGATTCATGATGTATGTATTCAAGATTTACCGGTTAATTTCTGCTTAGATAGAGCCGGTTTTGCCGGTGCAGATGGTCCCACTCACCACGGTGCGTATGACATTGCTTACATGAGATGTATTCCGAACATGATCATCGCTTCTCCTATGAATGAGCAAGAGCTTAGAAACCTCATGTACACAGCACAGAAGCCTAGAAAAGGTAATGCCTTCACTATTAGATATCCAAGAGGTGAGGGTGTGATGCCGGAATGGAAAACACCGATGGAGGAAGTAAAAATAGGTACAGGCCGAAAAATTAAAGACGGAGAGGAAGTAGCTATTTTAACCATAGGGCATATAGGAAATTATGCGGTTGAAGCTTGCGAGAAGTTGGAGAAAAAAGGCTTTAACCCGGCTCATTATGATATGAGGTTTGTAAAGCCTTTAGATGAGAACATGCTTCATGAAATATTTCAGAACTATACTAAGGTAATCACTGTAGAGGACGGCTGCCTCGTGGGTGGGTTTGGTACTGCGGTTTTAGAATTTATGGCTGAAAATGGTTATCAGGCGCAAATAAAAAGATTGGGTATTCCTGATGAAATTGTAGAGCACGGAGAGCAGTTAGAGTTGCATAAGGAATGTGGATTTGATCCTGATGGAATTGTTGATGCTGTTATTCAAGTGTCTGAGAAAGAACTGGTAAAGAAATAG
- a CDS encoding DUF1573 domain-containing protein, which produces MRKGIKLSLLVGLLAMVFAACSSNKDSEKRIAELENRINELEGTGATANPATATPVAPAPEEKPEGPLPAFEFEEEEFDFGEINEGDIVEHTFKFKNVGDAPLIIQDAKGSCGCTVPTWPKEPIPVGGTGEVTAKFNSKGKSNTQNKTVTLTSNTWPKLTRLRIKAQVNSTDAPATDGPVK; this is translated from the coding sequence ATGAGAAAAGGAATCAAATTATCGCTATTAGTTGGTCTTTTGGCAATGGTTTTTGCTGCATGTAGTAGCAATAAAGATTCAGAGAAGAGAATTGCTGAATTAGAAAACAGAATCAATGAACTAGAAGGCACTGGTGCTACGGCAAATCCTGCTACAGCAACACCTGTTGCTCCTGCTCCGGAAGAAAAACCAGAAGGTCCTCTTCCTGCATTCGAATTTGAAGAAGAAGAGTTTGATTTTGGTGAAATTAACGAAGGTGACATTGTAGAGCATACTTTCAAGTTTAAGAACGTAGGTGACGCTCCGCTAATCATTCAAGATGCTAAAGGTTCTTGTGGATGTACAGTGCCTACATGGCCTAAGGAGCCAATTCCAGTAGGAGGTACAGGAGAAGTTACGGCTAAGTTTAACAGTAAAGGAAAATCTAATACTCAAAACAAAACTGTAACGCTTACTTCTAACACTTGGCCTAAGCTTACAAGACTTAGAATTAAAGCTCAGGTTAACTCTACAGACGCTCCTGCTACGGACGGTCCTGTGAAGTAA
- the cobA gene encoding uroporphyrinogen-III C-methyltransferase, protein MGKIILTGAGPGDSELITLKAIKALQKADVVLYDALANPELLDYCSEHCIKVYVGKKAGIHSYQQIYINDMLVDYAQKHDTVVRLKGGDPFVFGRGHEELEHAMAHNIEVEIIPGISSSLSVPATNYIPLTKRGVNESFWVITGTTTNLEVSKDLELAAQSTATVIILMGMKNLGQITKLFSKYRGPKEAIGIIQNGTCSNERRVFSDLAHIEKQVALEKLESPSIIVIGEVVKHRPKAIFEYMNSKALQSYE, encoded by the coding sequence ATGGGCAAAATCATACTTACAGGCGCCGGTCCAGGGGACTCGGAGCTAATTACACTCAAAGCGATCAAAGCTTTGCAAAAAGCAGATGTAGTTTTATATGACGCGCTGGCTAATCCTGAACTGCTAGATTACTGCAGTGAGCATTGCATCAAAGTTTATGTTGGAAAGAAAGCCGGGATACATAGCTATCAGCAAATCTACATTAATGACATGCTGGTAGATTATGCTCAAAAGCATGATACAGTAGTAAGATTAAAAGGAGGTGATCCATTTGTGTTTGGTAGGGGACATGAAGAATTAGAGCATGCCATGGCTCATAATATAGAAGTAGAAATCATTCCAGGAATCAGTAGCTCCTTAAGTGTACCGGCTACTAATTACATACCGCTCACCAAAAGAGGCGTTAATGAAAGCTTTTGGGTAATTACTGGAACCACCACGAATTTGGAAGTATCCAAAGATTTAGAACTGGCCGCCCAAAGCACTGCAACAGTGATTATTCTAATGGGTATGAAAAACCTGGGGCAAATCACCAAATTGTTCAGTAAATATAGAGGCCCGAAAGAAGCTATTGGAATCATTCAAAATGGAACTTGTAGCAATGAACGAAGAGTATTTTCGGACTTGGCCCACATTGAAAAACAGGTGGCTCTTGAAAAGTTAGAATCACCATCAATAATTGTAATAGGAGAGGTAGTAAAGCACAGACCAAAGGCTATATTTGAATATATGAATTCAAAAGCCTTACAGTCCTATGAATGA
- a CDS encoding YtxH domain-containing protein, with protein sequence MSSKSGNSFLAFLLGATTGAVLGILYAPDKGSNTRDRLTYRLDKYKKMLEELVDDLVTEKDRNFNEAKSHGQKVVDDAKEKAEKLLEDVDELISHIKKGDKKDELN encoded by the coding sequence ATGAGTAGTAAATCAGGTAACTCTTTTTTAGCCTTTCTACTAGGAGCAACTACCGGAGCAGTATTAGGAATTTTATATGCACCGGATAAAGGTTCAAACACCAGAGATAGACTAACATATAGATTAGACAAGTATAAAAAAATGCTTGAGGAGTTAGTGGATGATCTGGTAACGGAGAAAGACAGAAACTTTAATGAAGCAAAAAGCCACGGACAAAAGGTAGTGGATGATGCTAAAGAAAAGGCTGAAAAGCTTCTTGAAGATGTGGATGAGCTAATCAGCCACATTAAAAAAGGAGATAAGAAAGACGAGTTAAATTAA
- a CDS encoding DUF4202 domain-containing protein: MNDRSKDYDAIIDEIDNINQQDPRTDTWDGRTYAYEYLYSLRMTEALNQYYPQASTLLKIAAHGQHIKRWSLPRTEYSADRKGYLIWRTEAKKMHCDILGSILSKYDFSDEEISQVSMYIMKSQMKSDEESQALEDVVCLVFLKYYITDFIKDHEDDKVVSIIGKTWRKMSPKAHNEALKLDYEPRVFELIKRALS; this comes from the coding sequence ATGAATGACCGCTCCAAAGATTATGACGCTATTATTGATGAAATAGATAATATTAATCAACAAGATCCACGAACTGACACCTGGGATGGACGAACATATGCATATGAGTATCTCTATTCGCTAAGAATGACTGAGGCCTTAAATCAATATTATCCACAAGCCAGCACATTACTTAAAATCGCCGCTCACGGCCAGCACATTAAGAGGTGGTCATTACCCAGAACTGAGTATTCGGCAGATAGAAAAGGTTATCTTATATGGCGAACGGAGGCTAAAAAGATGCATTGTGACATCTTAGGAAGCATTCTATCCAAATATGATTTTTCTGATGAGGAAATCTCTCAGGTATCCATGTATATAATGAAAAGTCAGATGAAATCTGACGAGGAAAGTCAGGCTTTAGAAGATGTAGTCTGCCTGGTATTTCTGAAATATTATATTACTGATTTCATTAAAGATCATGAAGATGACAAAGTGGTAAGTATCATAGGTAAAACCTGGAGAAAAATGTCCCCAAAAGCTCATAATGAGGCATTAAAACTCGATTATGAACCAAGAGTTTTCGAGTTAATTAAAAGAGCCCTTAGCTAG
- the yajC gene encoding preprotein translocase subunit YajC translates to MLKTVLLQASGSGGGMQSMILFGGVALVFYFFMIRPQQKKQKDQKKFIQEIKRGDQVVTIGGIHGKVLSADDDNVVLEIDKGVKITILKSSISLEASKPPVKEEKKEDKK, encoded by the coding sequence ATGTTAAAGACAGTTCTATTACAGGCTTCTGGTTCAGGAGGAGGAATGCAATCAATGATTCTTTTTGGTGGTGTTGCACTTGTGTTCTATTTCTTTATGATCAGACCACAGCAAAAGAAGCAAAAGGATCAGAAAAAATTCATTCAGGAAATAAAGAGAGGAGATCAGGTAGTTACCATTGGTGGTATTCACGGGAAAGTATTAAGCGCTGATGATGACAACGTGGTGTTAGAAATTGATAAGGGAGTAAAAATTACTATCTTAAAATCATCAATTTCACTTGAGGCATCTAAGCCTCCGGTAAAGGAAGAGAAAAAAGAAGACAAGAAATAA
- a CDS encoding segregation and condensation protein A — MSFEIKLPLFEGPFDLLLFFIERDELDIHDIPIYQITNDFLDYLHHMEQMNIEVASEFILVAATLMRIKSKMLLPRPQLDDEGNEIDPREELVKHLLEYKKYKSVLEQLKEMEDAQISKEKRGNVLKEVRSLSENVNVESELQDLDLYKLLKVFQRVLERYEIEQNKPRHEVIQYPYTISGQKDYVQAQLLKSPKIAFSTFIESDPNKIAVIFNFLAILELLQLNIITMYIGEGFNNFWIEKLEEAAAE, encoded by the coding sequence TTGAGTTTTGAAATAAAATTACCACTCTTTGAGGGTCCTTTTGACCTATTGCTTTTCTTCATTGAAAGGGATGAGCTAGATATTCACGATATTCCTATCTATCAGATTACCAATGACTTTCTAGACTATTTGCACCATATGGAGCAAATGAATATTGAAGTAGCCAGCGAATTTATATTAGTAGCGGCCACCTTAATGCGTATTAAGTCTAAAATGCTTCTGCCTAGGCCGCAGCTAGATGACGAAGGAAATGAAATAGACCCCCGGGAAGAGCTTGTAAAACACCTTCTGGAGTACAAGAAATACAAGTCCGTACTGGAGCAACTCAAAGAAATGGAGGATGCTCAGATCAGTAAAGAGAAGCGTGGAAATGTTCTTAAGGAAGTAAGGTCACTTTCTGAAAATGTGAATGTAGAATCTGAACTGCAGGACCTGGACCTTTATAAACTCTTAAAAGTATTTCAGAGAGTTTTGGAGCGTTATGAGATAGAACAAAACAAACCAAGACACGAGGTAATCCAATATCCATACACCATATCAGGGCAAAAAGACTATGTTCAGGCCCAATTACTGAAGTCCCCTAAAATCGCTTTTTCAACATTTATTGAAAGTGATCCGAATAAAATTGCAGTAATTTTTAACTTTTTAGCTATTCTGGAATTATTACAGTTGAACATTATCACCATGTACATTGGTGAAGGCTTTAATAACTTTTGGATAGAGAAGCTGGAGGAAGCTGCTGCTGAATAA